Part of the Usitatibacter palustris genome, CCAGCACGTCGCTCGCGTGGCGCGAGAGGATCGAACGAGCGCCCTCGTCGCCTTGCAACGCGCAAAGCTCCTCGCCATACGCTGCGCTGAACCCCACGGGGTGGCCGCGCTCGCCGGCGTCGCGTGTCACGGGCACGACCAGCCGCGCACCGCCCTGCAGCGCCTGCGTGATCGCGCCGTAGGTCGCGAGCTCGATGCGCGGCATGTCGGCGAGCGCCACGATCCAGCCCGACGCGTCGCGCGTCGCGCCGACGCCCGCGGCCAGGCTGGCACCCATGCCCTCGCGCGAACGCTCGCTCACGACCACTTCACAACCCGAGGCGCGAAGTTGCGCGGCGAGCTCATCGTCGCCCGCGCGCACGACCGCGAGCGCATTGCCCACGCCGGCGATCACCTTGCGCGCGGTGTAGGCGCCGAGCGCGAGACCGTCGGCGTAGGGATGGAGGAGCTTGGGGGAGCCGAAGCGCGTGGAAGCGCCGCCGGCGAGGAGGATGCCGCGGATCAAGCGCGCTTGCGCCGCTCGTCGCGCTCCACTTTCTCCAGCACGATGTGGTTGCGCGCGGCCACCAGGTCGGCCAGGATCGCGACCGCGATTTCAGGCGGCGTGCGTGAGCCGATCGACAAGCCGACAGGCCCGCGCAGCCGCGCGATCTGCGCCGCGGTGAGCTCGAAATCCGCGAGGCGCTTGCGCCGTTCCGCGCTGGTCTGCTTCGAGCCGACCGAGCCCACGTAGAACGCCTCGCTCTTCAGGGCTTCGAGCAACGCCATGTCGTCGAGCTTGGGATCGTGCGACACCGTGAGGACCACCGTGTGGCCATCGGGCTTGAAGGCGACGACGGCATCGTCGGGCATGCCGTCGACCCACTGCGTGCCCGCGACACGCCAGGCGCTGCGATATTCCTCGCGCGGATCGCACACGGAAACCTTGAAGTCGAGCGTCTCGGCGACCTGCGCGAGATAGATCGCGATCTCCGAGGCGCCGATGATGAGCATCCGCCAGCGCGGGCCATGGACGCTCGTGAACCGCTCGGGCGTGCGCTCGCATTCCTGCGCCGGTTGCGCGGGCGC contains:
- a CDS encoding XdhC family protein; translated protein: MQSLDLDVLERALEWKAGGHRVWLVTVAQTFGASPRPPGSLLAVRDDGILVGSVSGGCIEDDLISRRDSFTGRKPLFESYGITSEEARRFGLPCGGQLEVIIEPEVPSDDLRALLDHIASGRIIGRSVDLATGAWSFAPAQPAQECERTPERFTSVHGPRWRMLIIGASEIAIYLAQVAETLDFKVSVCDPREEYRSAWRVAGTQWVDGMPDDAVVAFKPDGHTVVLTVSHDPKLDDMALLEALKSEAFYVGSVGSKQTSAERRKRLADFELTAAQIARLRGPVGLSIGSRTPPEIAVAILADLVAARNHIVLEKVERDERRKRA
- a CDS encoding nucleotidyltransferase family protein, yielding MIRGILLAGGASTRFGSPKLLHPYADGLALGAYTARKVIAGVGNALAVVRAGDDELAAQLRASGCEVVVSERSREGMGASLAAGVGATRDASGWIVALADMPRIELATYGAITQALQGGARLVVPVTRDAGERGHPVGFSAAYGEELCALQGDEGARSILSRHASDVLAIPVDDSGILFDIDRP